A single window of Sphaerodactylus townsendi isolate TG3544 linkage group LG03, MPM_Stown_v2.3, whole genome shotgun sequence DNA harbors:
- the LOC125430074 gene encoding platelet glycoprotein IX-like, producing the protein MVTWQGLLIFLFLETSYASSCPDLCTCSPSDHQPLKVDCSFRELETLPPLPKSTQELNLQHNKLESIPAGAFDNLQMLNVINLSSNPWHCDCGIWYLKNWVEDQPGDLLSSDVKCFTPPSLHQKPVSELTKELTSCSSSRKYCIDFLFIDAFLLLLMVLWFCFLIGSLMIAKRIKFKMKI; encoded by the coding sequence ATGGTCACATGGCAAGGATTACTGATATTTCTGTTCCTTGAAACGAGCTATGCAAGTTCTTGTCCTGACCTCTGCACGTGCTCTCCTTCAGATCACCAACCACTGAAAGTAGACTGTAGCTTCAGAGAACTGGAAACTCTTCCCCCTCTACCCAAGTCAACACAGGAACTGAACCTGCAGCACAACAAGCTGGAATCAATACCTGCAGGAGCATTTGATAACCTTCAGATGTTAAATGTCATCAATTTATCCAGCAATCCCTGGCACTGTGACTGTGGAATTTGGTACTTGAAAAACTGGGTGGAAGACCAACCTGGAGACCTGCTTAGCAGTGATGTAAAATGCTTCACTCCTCCTTCACTTCACCAAAAACCTGTATCTGAGCTAACAAAGGAACTTACTTCTTGTTCTAGTTCCAGAAAATATTGTATTGATTTCTTGTTCATTGATGcattcctccttcttcttatggtgctctggttttgttttttgattGGGAGTCTCATGATTGCAAAAAGGATTaagtttaaaatgaaaatctgA